One region of Gemella haemolysans ATCC 10379 genomic DNA includes:
- a CDS encoding OsmC family protein — MTNLYESNNYDLSFRGILSNNNFKLYTNNDTITISSDINFDINSDYRSSINYLASSILGGIAHTIINESKHSNIDIEELEGKIHLVLKNPLTLLNVRGYNEEPKIDSCVITYYLYADIDETNLIEFCNLSLKKSFIYNTLKSVINFEIKFILID; from the coding sequence ATGACTAATTTATACGAATCAAATAATTATGACCTTAGTTTTAGAGGGATTTTATCAAATAATAATTTTAAATTGTATACTAATAATGATACTATTACTATTTCAAGTGATATTAACTTTGATATAAATTCAGATTATAGAAGTAGTATAAATTATTTAGCTTCTTCAATACTTGGTGGTATAGCCCATACCATAATAAACGAAAGTAAACATTCTAATATAGATATTGAAGAACTTGAGGGGAAAATTCATCTAGTACTAAAAAATCCTCTAACACTATTAAATGTTAGAGGTTATAATGAAGAACCAAAAATTGATAGTTGTGTAATCACATACTATTTATATGCAGATATTGATGAAACAAATCTTATAGAATTTTGTAATTTATCACTAAAAAAATCCTTTATTTACAATACACTAAAAAGTGTAATAAATTTTGAAATAAAATTTATTCTAATTGATTAA